The Cryptomeria japonica chromosome 6, Sugi_1.0, whole genome shotgun sequence genomic interval CAATGTAAGTTAGTATTTATTAAAATCGAAGTGTGATTTACTCTGATTTGAAATTTGGATGGCAATCCCTTCATCAATAAATTTTGAAGGAAAAAGAACTGtcttaaaataaaatttgaagCTATTCAACTTAGAATCTGATAAGCCATACAATAAGCTTTCCACAAGAACATAGGGGAACCTATATGACAGGAAAACCATCAAAACAAAAAATTTCAGTTTCTGAAAATTTAACCATTTTAAGacatttgcattttgcattgttgaGGTTCTTTTACGTTTTAAGTGTTAACATAAATTTCAGTTTCTGAAAATCTTACATGACAAAGCGCAGAGGATTGAATAAGAGAAACCTTAAGCTTTCTGATGCATCCTACAGTTTTGGATTCTGAGCATTATTAAAGAAACTGAGACTTCAACAGGGATCACGACTGGAAGTGCCTGTTTTTAGGGGAGGTATTCCAAACTGCCACATGGATCAGTCCAAGTCTCagttaaaaaagaaaataaaaatattatattccagcattcttttctgtttcaagtccTTATGTTTTAAATCCTTCCACCATCATGGACATCACATCATCTGAAGGGCCTTTGAGTGTCATATGCATCTGTTGGGGGCATCCTGCCATCCATGTCTTGAAGCAGCGTCATATGGTATCTTTAATTCTTGAGTGTTTCCTCACATTTTCCACTCGTGTATTATTCAATCCTGATCACATTTCTGCCTCATTCAATTTGTTAGTCAGCTATTCCAACTGCAAATCAACTCAAGAGCCTTGCTTTGTGTTTCGACTTAGAGCACTTGTGTTGCTTAAGCTGCTCATTCTGTCAAGTGATACTGATGTGCATAGTCATTTCTCTGTTCTTCATTTAGTAAAACTAAAAAATGTTGCAAAGCATCACTTGCAATGCCTACCAATGAATCCAATTCATCAACTGATCTTTGGCTCAGGCCATATGCACCTACCTGCAAATAATTGCCACTACTCAACAAATACAGAATGATGTCTTCCCAAAATTTCATGCTACTCATGCAACCAATTAATCACTTAATCTAATCATTTACTCTTAGCAGAAAAATTTTATTTGTAAATCTCCCAAATAATATTACCTTTCTTTGCCACTATAGGAAAGTCTCAGTTCCAAATTCCTTGAGTCAAACTCAAGTAACTCAACCCATCATACATGCATATCATCCAAATCCCAAGCCTTCATCTTAAACAAATATTAAAAGATGTAGTTTTCATTGGTCCCTCATTCAATCCCCTTGCAGATCATAAACTATGTGCTACTCTCCTTGATAAAGAATATTCTAAGGTGAGTTTGGTAATAAAGGACATAAGGCAAACTTGGGATAAAGACGGGCATCTCTATTTTCATGGATGGATGGACTGATATTAGACATCGTCCACTGATCAACATCATAATCACATGTGGAGCTCACTCTTATTTTCTTTTGTAGAGTTATTTATTGTTCAGGGAACACAAGGATGTAGACTTCCAATTCAACATtttgacatgtgtcatagaggagGTTTGAGGCCTCAAATGTCGTACAGATGGTCCCCGATTTAAAATGTATGTGCAAATTAGCTAGCATGATGGTGGAGAAAGCTTTCAAGCACTTCTTTTGGATTCCATGTTGTGTTCACATGTTGAAGAATGCATTTCAAGATATAGGGAAGATAGATTGGATGCAGCAAGTTGTTGCAGAAGATAGAGACATTCAAATGTTTATTTGCAACCAGCGCACATCACTTGCTCTcttcaaaaacatttcaaaaagcAAATTTCTAAAACTTGTAGAAACTAGGTATtctcaaagaaacgggactcggactcgactcggactcggcaatgccgactcggactcggactcaagactcggcgtcagactcggctggactcgggaaagtgaaaaactcaagaaatttagagatttttaaagatttaaaacttgtttcagacaccctttattgaatacaccttaaagacacaaaaacatcattaaacttggctcatttgattacatacacaagtatacatcaatcacataagcataaacgcaaattgtagctgaagaaaataagaaacatagatatataatattgtcaaatgtatacaatattacaaaactcatggaataaaaaatccatgtcatcatatgatcatcatcaaatgtttcatacaaataccaaaggtaaatagtaaaaccaaatacaactacaagtgtacaagcctatggctgagatggccgtgcaccctctcgccctggccccctacgaaggcgtttaaagtaggtcctggatgattcagcagccatagttgctccctgtgacaccatgccatgctcaccaacatcaggaacagctgtgtcatgctcaccaacatcaggaacagctgTGTCACTCCAAGTCTCATtatttcctgtctctgctcgtgttctctgctcctcctctgccatggctccagcctcagcctctatatctacctggtcgatccaatcaatgtcatcatcactaaatacagctacaggagtcccaggagctgtttgattctcattggcccactctgcttcaagatcaacctcatctagaatgataggagacatgtcaactgttgcattctttctcattctcaggcggaggttgtagtgaacaaagatgagatcattcatcttctccacagataatctattgtgcctcttggagtgtatgtgctcaaacatactccaattgcgctcacaacctgatgcgctacatggttggctcaagatacgAATGGCCAACTTTTGAACatttggtgtctctgggccaaaaaagttccaccaatgatctaagtttgaaatgagaaaaataaataaaatcagtctcactcgtGAACTCATTTAAaaagttacaatatagtattgaataaaactaaaattaagcctaacaatttatttttacctggcatcatagttgtcctaccgtctttggcgacaggacgagagaaggtctccccttgtgcatctgagaacatctgtagctctcgaaaaaggtctatctgagaagtaccagcaggtcccaccttctccatgattgcatatagcccattaaggacctccgcatcagccttgaaagaagggataaaacggaatgccagattcagataataggctgccgcatggatgggcctatgtagctgatgatgccatctcctatcaatgatctcccaaatgggaccatacttgctctcatctgctccatagacgaatttgatggcctccttcgccctatccatgccctcatatatagagcccattgcgggcttatctccatccgcaactcgcaacaaaaccaccaagggcttaacaaactgcaaaattgaaaatattgtgtaatttagaaaaatgagcaaataagagaatacatataataacttataaaacatgaagctaaattgtagaatttataaaaaaattaccttcactatctcatcacaagggacccaaaagccttgctcatcaaaaatgcagtctgccatctctatccctgcaggggtggtagcataggatgaggaagaccactcctcaccaacaatcatacgtctcaaggcaggcttagacctaagcatggactacaatgtgaggaagtttgtggcaaatcttgtgattcctggacgatgcaactccttctgctctgtgtattgtctcataagagccaacacccatgaatgattatatacaaatttgcagacatttcttgccctttctacacatctcttgacccatgggatttttccaatatcctccaacatgaggtcaatgcaatgagcagcacatggagtccaaactatagatgggtgcctctccatcaatagtctacctgcagcaacataatttgttgcattgtaaattgtaattaatggaggtacaaaatacaagatagtaattaatttgcaaacaaaattagtttgtaatcaaaagtttacccgcagcaacataatttgctgcattgtcggtcaccacctgtaccacgttctcctcacccacatcttcaatcacctcctctatctgctcacataggtaggtggcattcttgcaatgggcggaggcatcaatggacttgatgaaaacggtgccccctaaaataaaaaaataaagctaggtcaatgatcattcaataaaccattagataaaaaataaaaaattaaagactatatgaaactaaaattaatcaatcacctgcggaagaaacaagataATTAAgaagagttctatttctcctatccgtccaaccatcagtcatgatggtgcaacctttagtgctccatatgtggggttgttcatctaaatcctttttcacatcatccaccatttgagacaaaatgggtcccctcaaatcactctcactaggggctttgaaccccgccccgcatatggtaatggcatcaaccatttgttgccaataaggagacctgtcgcaaagaaactcaatgagataagttaagtataaaaattaaaacaatcaaagttatcaaacataaaagttagtaaaacattcacctggctacaaagaatggaatacagctgtagctccaaaacctgccaattgccattttagcagcatcatggacctccttgtttcAACCCATCccctcaagcgacggttgggacccaggagtagtgcgaggcacaaagaaggaatctaacctagatttacgaatcctaggtccaatggtaacattcccactacaactactagtggtaggagcatgagaagtggcggtggcactgccacttatagaagcagaagcaaAAACGGAAGCACCaacagtagcaaactgagtgggacgatatggaggtaaagaagaagggcctccaacacaacctaactgtgtccctcttcctaaaactgtctctctcccaatggccgctcgatcctccttttgtttcttttttctttcaatctcctcaaccattacataacaataaTGTATGGCCTCAGagactgcttttaggcatggttcggcatcatgtccacacacaccagcaatatggtatttcagtctatatatacctccatggaatattgttttgcaaaacatacattttgtttgcccctttccttgccctggaaaatcctcatgatatttccaagcagggtcctttctcatggggggtctagaagttgaagtagacattttaggatagttttgtgaaagttgaagttgaggcaaataataaagtgaagtttgccgcaataaaacattacaaatacaaaataaaattaatacatacattcaaaaaaactaaagtagggtttgtaaatttttttttaaaaaaattgtagggtttgtcaaaccctacaatttttttaaaaaaaatttacaaaccctacatacaaccctacatagtacaactacatactacatgctacatacaaattacaaacatacaaaagatcttgcatacaagaaaatgtaaaactttcaaaataaatgaatagaaaatggaatttttgcatataagaaacaaaataatgttaaaaaaaacaatcttacctcttacaacaagcttgaaatgagctgcaaactcttcctatccaacgCTTGATGCACCAAATtgaaacacaatgcagctccaatgtgacaaattgaagaaaacttgagcttcctccttgctggtttttcttctatgcacccttgtttttcttcccaactcactttactcttcctttttttgcaagtgaatgaaatgaaagtcacttttagggctagaagacaattaacataaaaaaacggatttaaaaaaactttgcaaactaatttttttttgtgttttaaagtaTGCCCACGCCGGCCGAGTCCagggctcgggactcgccgagtttggcgattttgggccaaaatcgccaactcgacgagtctggcgagtttactctccagactcggccaagtccgagtccgagtccgagcccctgggacttGTTTGGCCTGACTCGGACCCGAACTCTCCGAGTTTGGGCGATTTTGGGCGAGTCTCGTTTCTCTGGGTATTCTAATTATTTCATTTTGTTAGAGAGGATGCTTGATGTGAAGGAGTCTCTATAGCTGATGATTGTGAATTCAAAGTGGAGTAGATGGCCTACTCCAAACACTTTTTAAGGAAAAACTATCCAACAAAAGATATTTGATGGTGACTCGTGATCGTAAGAAAATATTGACTTTCAATAAATTGTCGGTTTTATTGtttctaattttcaaacttgtcattTGATTGAATTGTTCTTATTGAAATTTCTGTTTGCAAATGTGGTTGATTTTTCATCTCACTTATTGTAGATATCATTAAATATGTTGATACGAACTCTCCTAGTCTTGAAATGGTTTATGAGACATTTGATAGCATGTTTGGGTGGATGAAGCAAACAATTTGTAATAGGGACTGtaaatcccaaatggtatgcacCAAAGACAACGAGATTGCCTCCTTGTGATGACAAAGAGGTGAAAGAGAAGTTAATTAAGGCCCTTCCAAAGATGTATAATTCAATTAGAATGACTTGCCTTTACAAATCTTCATGGTCCAACATTTAGCAAATCAAAGGTGACGACAGATAGAGCTAAATTGGCTCAAATTGaccctattggatggtggacatgCCACACCAAAGTTGAAAATACTTAACATTTCCCTCCTCACACAAGTTGCCAATTTTTCTATTGCGAGGAGGAATTCATCCACATCAACTTCATCCAATCTATCAAGAGGAATGGTCTTACCTCTAAACAAGCAAAGAAGTTGGTGATTGTGCATAGTGGCTTGTGACTTCAAGATCAATGGACTGGAGTATACGATGAGATATTGATCCCAAATACACCACCCAAATTGTTGAGGTGGCACAACAAGGATTACTTGAAATTACATTGGATGAGGTAGCCCCTTATGGTGGCAATGACTTCAAGTTAGATTCCAATCTTGATGCAATGGTAGCTTATGCCAATTAGACACAACAAGATACTTTCTATGTTTTATGTCATTTTGTAGTTGGAacttgtagcctttgggcattttgttacatttttaaattttatataatattaatatgtcATATCTAAATCAACAATGAATTATAAAAGCAATTATTTTTTTACATTCGTTGATTTACGTGGTTCTCATGTGAACTCTCAATTCAACTATGATGTTGTGTACTAAAGGATCTATAATGTATGTGATGAATACCTTATCAATGTTATAATGTGGATATTTGAAACTTCCctataatttttgaattttctctatttttgatatAGTTGATCCCTTTGCTATCCCTTGTTGTCCCCTACCATCGCATCCCAAAAACTTGATGCAACATAGCTTGTAACACAACACAAAGGAATCTTTAAGCATCACCAGAAAGAACTAGACCAACTTGTAGGATTGTTCAATCAACATTCTTTGCACTAAAAAGAAAAATCTACCATGTCTAATGATATCATATTATTACATAGCAAAATACAAAAATATTCTAAACAGCAGCAGAAAACTAATCCAATACAGAACAAATATTCATAATAACAGCCCAACTCCAattgaatgcaaacaaatatagGGAAAACTACAGATTGAATATCCCAAATAGTGTCTTCCGTATGTGGGTTTTTCCATTTTATCCAATATTTAGAGAGAGCTCTACTGTGTAAATTAACTATCTTTGACCAATAAATTTGTGTTCCAAAATTATATTTCATTCTTCAGTAAGTTACAGAATGTCGGGAATAAAATTGCAACTCCAATAACATCTTAAGCACAATACATGGAAAACACAGTGGATCCTTGAAGAGGTGGCTACCTCCATTTGTAAGTGGTTTTATCAGCCTTGGGTAGAATTTCACAAGGGCcataaaatttgaaatccattttaTTTCATTCACTTCATCAGAGAGACATCCGATTGCAATGTTAAAGTTGAAGGAATGCCCAATTATCATTCTCAAATGCCTCTCACTTTGCTGCCGACACACTTCTTGTTTCATTCTATTTTGAGTCATACCAATTTTAATGGAAAATTTAAGAACATTGCATTTATGTTGAAGGTAATTATTTAATACCTACACTAGAATACAAATGCAAACAAGAAGTGGTCGATGATAAAGGCTACGAATGGGAAGTTTAAAATGAAATCATTTTTGCTCAGGTATGAAAGGTGGTGTAATACAATTATGTTGCCAACGGAAACCATGCTTGCTTCACCCTATTTTGGgtcataaaagaaaatgaaaatcctTGGGAATCCAAGAGCATTCTTTTAATGTTGCAAGTAATCATTTACCATCTGTAATTTGGAAAATCCTCACAAACAACTGGTAGTAGGGGAGAACAGTAATAAGGAGCTTCAAATGGAGTTATCTTAGTCGAGTTGTGAAATGTAATATGTTATACCACCATTTTTCCAATGGAAGCAGGTTGTGTGATTGTGATTGCTCATCACAAGTGATGCATCAAAAGTATTCTTCAAAATATTTGCTATAATATCCTTTTTGTCATCAAAGTGGGGATGGTCAGACAATTTGTGGGCTAGTTTGCACACAAATGAACATTTATCTTACAATACTAGCTAAAAATCAGTTAAGATAATCCACAAAAGACAGAACGTTTAGTGAGTAATTCCACAACTAGAATTATCATATTCACAATTTATCATTTTGATGGTCTAATGATGAAATGCATAGAGATTTTTTCCCAACATTATCCATAGGTGAATCTGTGATACTTTGTGGATCCTTGATTATCTTACCTTTACTCAGCTGACCTCTTGACCATTGTGcaaaatatttttgtaaaatgcacttCAATTCATTTCAAAAGAAATCCTTCTTGGTTCAATGATATGTTTCAGTAACACTTGAATATCCTCCAATATGTGATGTACACAGTTCTAATAAACTCTGATTTTTCAATTAAGAGGTCAACTAAAAAGAACTTGTCCTTGTCATTAAATGATAAGATTGGAGTTGGTTTTAGTTCTTTAAAGAGTTGATGAATAAAATAATCCTCTTATCATTCAAGTCTTACACTTCAACTCAATCTGCCTTAAGTATAGGCATGGCGCAAAAGATAACCTTATCATTTTTTTCCTTTAACGCATCACATTTACTAGACCTTCTTACATAGGATTTCTCAACCATATGCAAGCAGCTTTGTTACCCATTCATGCTGTTCATTGAAAAAGGATTATTGCTCtgaaaaatatttcaaatcttCATGATCTGGGTTGGACTTAGTGTCAAACCATGACATATCAATGACAATACTTGATTATATAGATGACAGAAAATATCTCATGCTAATATGTTAGTTGGCAAAAGATATTTCACATGAACAGGAATCATCTACAACACCAAAGAACCTTCCACAAGAGAAAGAAGCAAAAAAGAAATAATATGTTGCCAATAATAATACAACCATGATAATAAAAATGCACATAGAGACCCTTGTCTATGAGAAGAAGGCAATTAGGGTAGGTGAGAACCCCATCTGTCCATGCAACAACTATCCTAACAAGTGTCATATTCACATGACCAAAGACATCTAGAAGATATACCCACGTAGACTTAACTAGGCATGAATAGGACAAAAAAGGAAAATAGTTTAGATACAGGAATTTCATGTTTATGTGACAAAATTGATAGTGTCACAATGATTAACAATTTCTTATCTAAAAGTAACTCTAATTATCCATATTCAATAAACTCATAACTCTACTAAATGTGTGAAATATTCACATTGAATAACCTACAATTGCTAAACAAAGATGTTATAAGTAGTACGAAAAAAAAAATTGAGCAGAAAATGTAATTTAAGTTATGCTTTACCTCAATATCAGTACTTGAATACAGGTGAAGCTGATTGCTTTCTATGTTCATCCGAGCACCTCTGC includes:
- the LOC131069989 gene encoding uncharacterized protein LOC131069989, which translates into the protein MLRSKPALRRMIVGEEWSSSSYATTPAGIEMADCIFDEQGFWVPCDEIVKFVKPLVVLLRVADGDKPAMGSIYEGMDRAKEAIKFVYGADESKYGPIWEIIDRRWHHQLHRPIHAAAYYLNLAFRFIPSFKADAEVLNGLYAIMEKVGPAGTSQIDLFRELQMFSDAQGETFSRPVAKDGRTTMMPDHWWNFFGPETPNVQKLAIRILSQPCSASGCERNWSMFEHIHSKRHNRLSVEKMNDLIFVHYNLRLRMRKNATVDMSPIILDEVDLEAEWANENQTAPGTPVAVFSDDDIDWIDQVDIEAEAGAMAEEEQRTRAETGNNETWSDTAVPDVGEHDTAVPDVGEHGMVSQGATMAAESSRTYFKRLRRGPGREGARPSQP